A window of the Haloarcula litorea genome harbors these coding sequences:
- a CDS encoding ABC transporter ATP-binding protein has protein sequence MSTIRLDNVTKEFSDVTAVDDVDFEIEDSELLVLVGPSGCGKTTLLRTITGLETPTEGEVYIDDNRVTDIPARKRDVALVFQNFALFPHMSVFENISFNLRMQGDLDGEEIEARVEDIAEMLDIGELLERDISELSGGQKQRVSLGRAIVTNPAAFMLDEPLANLDANLRDQMETEIVRLQKRLGITTVHVTHNQSEAMTMGDRIAVMNDGEIQQLGTPETVFYEPANLFVARFIGSPTMNLVDATVESDVVRVGGFGDASLAVPVDTDAVGERDVVLGARPEHVEVRQDDPGGSEWLSMEVAFEEFHGANRYLFFEPPGVEEFVAQVDSSEDFGTGDRVSVRLVPDQVHLFDPASGERVNEATIEGPSTPVPESHKGDDD, from the coding sequence ATGAGTACGATCAGACTCGACAACGTGACCAAGGAGTTCAGTGACGTAACGGCCGTCGACGACGTCGACTTCGAGATCGAGGACAGCGAACTGCTGGTCCTCGTCGGGCCCAGCGGCTGCGGGAAGACCACGCTGTTGCGGACCATCACCGGGCTGGAGACCCCCACCGAGGGCGAGGTCTACATCGACGACAACCGCGTGACCGACATCCCGGCCCGCAAGCGGGACGTGGCGCTCGTCTTCCAGAACTTCGCGCTGTTCCCGCATATGAGCGTCTTCGAGAACATCTCGTTCAACCTCCGGATGCAGGGCGACCTCGACGGCGAGGAGATCGAGGCCCGCGTCGAGGACATCGCGGAGATGCTCGACATCGGCGAGCTGCTGGAGCGGGACATCAGCGAGCTCTCGGGCGGGCAGAAACAGCGCGTCTCGCTGGGCCGGGCCATCGTCACCAACCCCGCAGCCTTCATGCTCGACGAGCCGCTTGCGAACCTCGACGCCAACCTCCGGGACCAGATGGAGACGGAGATCGTCCGGCTCCAGAAGCGGCTGGGGATCACCACCGTCCACGTCACCCACAACCAGAGCGAGGCGATGACGATGGGCGACCGCATCGCGGTGATGAACGACGGCGAGATCCAGCAGCTGGGCACCCCGGAGACGGTGTTCTACGAGCCGGCGAACCTCTTCGTCGCCCGGTTCATCGGCAGCCCGACGATGAACCTCGTCGACGCCACCGTCGAGAGCGACGTGGTCCGCGTCGGCGGGTTCGGCGACGCCAGCCTCGCCGTGCCGGTCGACACCGACGCTGTCGGCGAGCGGGACGTCGTCCTCGGGGCGCGCCCGGAACACGTCGAGGTCAGGCAGGACGATCCCGGGGGGAGCGAGTGGCTGTCGATGGAGGTGGCCTTCGAGGAGTTCCACGGGGCGAACCGCTACCTGTTCTTCGAACCGCCCGGCGTCGAGGAGTTCGTCGCACAGGTCGACTCCAGCGAGGACTTCGGCACCGGCGACCGGGTCAGCGTCCGGCTCGTCCCCGACCAGGTCCACCTCTTCGATCCGGCGTCCGGCGAGCGCGTCAACGAGGCGACGATCGAGGGGCCGAGCACGCCAGTCCCGGAGTCGCACAAGGGCGACGATGACTGA
- the trpB gene encoding tryptophan synthase subunit beta has translation MSSPGEFEEFGGRHVPEPLEEPLAELAAAFEELRDDQAFVEELDSLREHFGGRPTPVFHAETLSERYDANIYFKHEDLLHGGAHKLNNTLGQALLAKKAGKERLIAETGAGQHGTATAMVGALLDMDTTVYMGRHDMQRQEMNVFRMRLMGADVEPVERGNEGLAEAVDAAMEDLVENTEETHYLVGSAVGPDPFPRMVREFQSVIGREAREQIQDLHGDLPDACVACVGGGSNAIGLFHAFKDDDVALYGAEPAGKGLDSGQHSAPLSATENEDPQIFQGMKTRVIDDDTENHSVSAGLDYPAVGPEHAALQSLGRAEYHGITDEEALAAFRELSEAEGIIPALEPSHAIALAIKLAEEDRHDTILVNLCGRGDKDMQTAAEKFDLS, from the coding sequence ATGTCTTCACCAGGCGAGTTCGAGGAGTTCGGTGGTCGACACGTCCCGGAACCGCTCGAGGAACCGCTCGCGGAGCTCGCGGCGGCTTTCGAGGAGCTCCGGGACGACCAGGCGTTCGTCGAGGAACTGGACTCCCTCCGGGAGCACTTCGGTGGCCGGCCGACGCCGGTGTTCCACGCCGAGACGCTCAGCGAGCGCTACGACGCGAACATCTACTTCAAGCACGAGGACCTGCTCCACGGCGGGGCTCACAAGCTGAACAACACGCTCGGGCAGGCGCTGCTGGCGAAGAAGGCGGGGAAAGAGCGGCTCATCGCGGAGACCGGCGCGGGCCAGCACGGCACCGCGACGGCGATGGTCGGCGCGCTGCTGGACATGGACACGACCGTCTACATGGGTCGGCACGACATGCAGCGCCAGGAGATGAACGTCTTCCGGATGCGGCTGATGGGGGCCGACGTCGAGCCAGTCGAGCGGGGCAACGAGGGGCTCGCGGAGGCCGTCGACGCCGCGATGGAGGACCTCGTCGAGAACACCGAGGAGACCCACTACCTCGTCGGCAGCGCCGTCGGGCCGGACCCGTTCCCGCGGATGGTCCGGGAGTTCCAGTCGGTCATCGGCCGCGAGGCCCGCGAGCAGATCCAGGACCTCCACGGCGACCTGCCCGACGCCTGCGTGGCCTGCGTCGGCGGCGGCTCGAACGCGATCGGCCTGTTCCACGCGTTCAAGGACGACGACGTTGCCCTCTACGGGGCCGAGCCGGCCGGCAAGGGGCTGGACTCCGGGCAACACTCCGCGCCGCTGTCGGCGACGGAGAACGAGGACCCGCAGATCTTCCAGGGGATGAAGACGCGGGTCATCGACGACGACACGGAGAACCACTCGGTCAGCGCCGGCCTCGACTACCCGGCGGTCGGCCCGGAACACGCCGCGCTCCAGTCGCTCGGTCGCGCCGAGTACCACGGGATCACCGACGAGGAGGCGCTGGCGGCGTTCCGGGAACTGAGCGAGGCCGAGGGGATCATCCCGGCGCTTGAGCCCAGCCACGCCATCGCGCTGGCGATCAAGCTCGCCGAGGAAGACCGCCACGACACCATCCTCGTCAACCTCTGTGGGCGCGGGGACAAGGACATGCAGACCGCCGCCGAGAAGTTCGACCTGTCGTAG
- a CDS encoding reverse transcriptase-like protein, producing MSPIDDSPAPSLLLYFDASVHYGADNASPTSAAVGYHVDDGAETVVEGSERVDAFVSSAHLEFRALLEAVRAVEGLGTRVASLHVHGDADAVVRAVDPEESATPSDRITRRRVERIRDAVADVPVVTYRAVGRGENERAHALARAAHR from the coding sequence GTGTCGCCGATCGACGACAGTCCGGCCCCGTCACTGCTGCTGTACTTCGACGCCAGCGTCCACTACGGGGCCGACAACGCCAGTCCCACCTCGGCGGCCGTCGGCTACCACGTCGACGACGGGGCCGAGACCGTCGTCGAGGGGTCGGAGCGCGTCGACGCCTTCGTCTCCAGTGCCCACCTGGAGTTCCGGGCGCTGCTGGAGGCGGTCCGTGCCGTCGAGGGGCTCGGGACGCGCGTGGCCTCGCTGCACGTCCACGGCGACGCCGACGCAGTCGTCCGGGCCGTCGACCCCGAGGAGTCGGCCACCCCGTCGGACCGGATCACGCGCCGGCGCGTCGAGCGCATCCGCGACGCCGTCGCGGACGTGCCGGTCGTGACCTACCGGGCGGTCGGGCGAGGGGAGAACGAGCGCGCACACGCGCTGGCGCGAGCGGCCCACCGCTGA
- a CDS encoding ABC transporter substrate-binding protein, which yields MGDGPSETPTRREWLKYGGAAVGGTLLAGCSEGSGDSSSEPTETDTEATTETETVSDSSYSVTMEPMGEVTFDEVPSSWSAYFSTYGDMGIALGQLDDLRGLLFTENWPLEYFDYLPGVDASFDGVTQLMGDGGLGKEAFYELDSDVHLFDPNFVQLLDDTWTDDDFAEIATSVGPIVGNSIRRRGSDWHDYRYYSLYEAFGKIAEVFQEQERYEALKAVHDDLLATIEAELPPAEERPTVGLLSVNSDFEEGAFYAYPVNDGNGHKQYRDLGMQGAFDEHIEGGYAKWDYEQLLEVDPDALLFQYGFSHVSAETFEQRMERMRSDPVGGQLSAVQNDRLYRGGTSYQGPLINLFQTEIAAKQFYPEVFGEWDGLATLADAEAQLFDHERVADVITGDH from the coding sequence ATGGGAGACGGTCCGAGCGAGACACCGACGCGCAGAGAGTGGCTGAAGTACGGCGGCGCGGCGGTCGGCGGGACGCTGCTGGCCGGCTGCTCGGAGGGCAGCGGCGACTCGTCGTCCGAACCGACCGAGACGGACACGGAGGCGACGACGGAGACCGAGACGGTGAGCGACTCGTCGTATTCGGTGACGATGGAGCCGATGGGCGAGGTCACCTTCGACGAGGTCCCCTCGTCGTGGTCGGCCTACTTCAGCACGTACGGCGATATGGGTATCGCGCTCGGCCAGCTGGACGATCTGCGGGGGCTACTCTTCACCGAGAACTGGCCCCTGGAGTACTTTGACTACCTGCCGGGCGTCGACGCCTCCTTCGACGGCGTCACCCAGCTGATGGGCGATGGCGGGCTCGGCAAGGAGGCGTTCTACGAGCTGGACAGCGACGTCCACCTCTTCGACCCGAACTTCGTCCAGCTGCTGGACGACACCTGGACCGACGACGACTTCGCGGAGATCGCCACGAGCGTCGGCCCGATCGTCGGCAACTCCATCCGCCGTCGCGGTTCGGACTGGCACGACTACCGGTACTACTCGCTGTACGAAGCCTTCGGGAAGATCGCCGAGGTCTTCCAAGAACAGGAGCGATACGAGGCGCTGAAGGCGGTCCACGACGACCTGCTGGCGACCATCGAGGCGGAGCTCCCGCCGGCCGAGGAGCGCCCCACCGTCGGCCTGCTGTCGGTCAACTCCGACTTCGAGGAGGGCGCGTTCTACGCGTACCCGGTCAACGATGGCAACGGTCACAAGCAGTACCGCGACCTGGGGATGCAGGGGGCCTTCGACGAGCACATCGAGGGCGGCTACGCGAAGTGGGACTACGAGCAGCTGCTGGAGGTCGACCCAGACGCGCTCCTCTTCCAGTACGGGTTCTCTCACGTCTCCGCCGAGACCTTCGAGCAGCGGATGGAGCGGATGCGGTCGGACCCGGTCGGGGGCCAGCTGTCGGCGGTCCAGAACGACCGGCTCTACCGCGGGGGCACCTCCTATCAGGGACCACTTATCAACCTCTTCCAGACGGAGATCGCGGCCAAGCAGTTCTATCCGGAAGTGTTCGGGGAGTGGGACGGCCTGGCGACGCTGGCCGACGCGGAGGCTCAGTTGTTCGACCACGAACGGGTCGCCGACGTCATCACGGGCGACCACTGA
- a CDS encoding formylglycine-generating enzyme family protein: protein MTDEDPACCGPDRGSDERPARAGGDRRGTDAARRATEPAGGDDDRTEGMVRLDGGTFTMGTDSDEGFPQDGEGPTREVTLSPFHVDRHAVTVAEFLTFVRETGHTTDAERYGWSFVFEDFVADADREHVRQRVDAAPWWVAVADATWLRPDGPSSSVLDDRERLKHPVTHVSWRDARAYAEWAGKRLPTEAEWEYAARGGLDGKRFPWGDDLRPGGEHRCNVWQGEFPDHDTAADGYHGTAPVDAYEPNGHGLYNVSGNVWEWCADWFSPDHHATDDYSHVDPTGPADGTQRVMRGGSYLCHRSWCNRYRVAARSKNTPDSSTGNIGFRCVVDAAD from the coding sequence ATGACCGACGAGGACCCGGCCTGCTGTGGGCCCGACCGCGGGTCCGACGAGCGCCCGGCCCGCGCGGGCGGCGACCGGCGAGGCACCGACGCCGCGCGACGGGCGACCGAACCGGCGGGCGGCGACGACGACCGGACCGAGGGGATGGTCCGCCTCGACGGCGGGACGTTCACGATGGGGACCGACTCCGACGAGGGCTTCCCCCAGGACGGTGAGGGGCCGACTCGCGAGGTCACGCTGTCGCCGTTCCACGTCGACCGCCACGCGGTGACCGTCGCGGAGTTCCTGACGTTCGTCCGCGAGACCGGCCACACCACCGACGCCGAGCGGTACGGCTGGTCGTTCGTCTTCGAGGACTTCGTGGCCGACGCCGACCGCGAGCACGTCCGCCAGCGCGTCGACGCCGCCCCCTGGTGGGTCGCCGTCGCGGACGCGACGTGGCTCCGGCCCGACGGCCCCAGTTCGAGCGTCCTGGACGACCGCGAGCGGTTGAAACATCCCGTGACACACGTCTCGTGGCGCGACGCCCGCGCCTACGCCGAGTGGGCCGGCAAGCGACTCCCGACCGAGGCCGAGTGGGAGTACGCCGCCCGCGGGGGACTCGACGGGAAACGCTTCCCGTGGGGCGACGACCTGCGACCCGGCGGCGAGCACCGCTGCAACGTCTGGCAAGGGGAGTTCCCCGACCACGACACGGCGGCGGACGGCTACCACGGCACGGCTCCCGTCGACGCCTACGAGCCCAACGGCCACGGCCTCTACAACGTCTCGGGCAACGTCTGGGAGTGGTGTGCCGACTGGTTCAGCCCGGACCACCACGCGACCGACGACTACAGCCACGTCGACCCCACCGGTCCCGCGGACGGCACCCAGCGCGTGATGCGCGGTGGCTCGTACCTCTGTCACCGGTCGTGGTGCAACCGCTACCGCGTCGCCGCCCGCTCGAAGAACACGCCCGACAGCTCGACCGGCAACATCGGCTTCCGGTGTGTGGTCGACGCGGCGGACTGA
- a CDS encoding sulfatase — protein MRVLLVDVDSLRPDHLGCYGYDRPTSPTVDALAADGVRFTRAYASDTPCLPSRTALAAGRFGARTGVVTHFGEGQWYDHGASGHEADADAPLAFRHLSRHGVRTATVSSFGSHHAAYHFSGSFTDAIQPTPRKDTETAADVTREATAWLDRHAADDDWLLHVQYWGVHHPYHDVTDDVETLRDDDWTPDWPDGEALAAQRGTTGPRTADLWPTPDAVGEPDYEAQYADWPMPDRFETPEDVAHLVDGYDASVRRIDRHVDRLLTALDDAGVREEVTVVVTADHGEALGEHGLYAEHGLAHPPTQRVPLVVAGPAVDDPDRAVDAQVYQFDLTATLCDLFDAPVPDGWDAAPLTDALRGRSFDGRDALVCGHGIFTFSRAVYEDEWAYIRILHPGVFSHPALFNAPDAEGPAAGLELLHDREADPHMTENVVADHPDVADRLRRRLADWRDEMLATADAGGTDPLARMAVDSGPFYYVDPEELAAYYRETDRSDRQVRAVERARSFPTDR, from the coding sequence GTGAGGGTCCTCCTCGTCGACGTGGATTCGCTGCGGCCGGACCACCTCGGCTGCTACGGCTACGACCGCCCGACCTCGCCGACCGTCGACGCGCTGGCGGCCGACGGCGTCCGGTTCACGCGGGCGTACGCCTCCGACACGCCCTGTCTCCCGAGCCGGACGGCGCTGGCCGCGGGCCGGTTCGGCGCGCGGACCGGGGTCGTCACCCACTTCGGCGAGGGCCAGTGGTACGACCACGGCGCGAGCGGCCACGAGGCCGACGCGGACGCGCCGCTGGCGTTCCGACACCTCTCGCGCCACGGCGTGCGGACCGCGACGGTCAGCAGCTTCGGCAGCCACCACGCGGCGTACCACTTCAGCGGCTCGTTCACGGACGCGATCCAGCCCACGCCCCGGAAGGACACCGAGACGGCCGCCGACGTGACCCGCGAGGCGACCGCCTGGCTCGACCGCCACGCGGCCGACGACGACTGGCTGTTGCACGTCCAGTACTGGGGCGTCCACCACCCGTACCACGACGTGACCGACGACGTCGAGACGCTCCGGGACGACGACTGGACCCCCGACTGGCCAGACGGCGAGGCCCTCGCCGCCCAGCGGGGGACGACCGGGCCCCGGACCGCCGACCTCTGGCCGACGCCCGACGCCGTCGGCGAGCCGGACTACGAGGCCCAGTACGCCGACTGGCCGATGCCGGACCGCTTCGAGACGCCCGAGGACGTCGCCCACCTCGTCGACGGCTACGACGCCAGCGTCCGTCGGATCGATCGCCACGTCGATCGACTGCTGACGGCGCTCGACGACGCCGGCGTCCGCGAGGAGGTCACCGTCGTCGTCACCGCCGACCACGGCGAGGCGCTGGGCGAACACGGCCTCTACGCCGAACACGGCCTCGCGCACCCGCCCACGCAGCGGGTCCCGCTCGTCGTCGCCGGGCCGGCCGTCGACGATCCCGACCGCGCCGTCGACGCGCAGGTCTACCAGTTCGACCTGACGGCGACGCTCTGTGACCTCTTCGACGCCCCCGTCCCGGACGGCTGGGACGCCGCGCCGCTGACCGACGCCCTCCGCGGCCGGTCGTTCGACGGCCGTGACGCGCTGGTCTGTGGCCACGGCATCTTCACGTTCAGCCGCGCGGTCTACGAGGACGAGTGGGCGTACATCCGGATCCTCCACCCCGGCGTGTTCTCGCACCCGGCGCTGTTCAACGCGCCCGACGCCGAGGGGCCGGCCGCCGGCCTCGAACTGCTCCACGACCGCGAGGCGGACCCGCACATGACGGAGAACGTCGTCGCCGACCACCCTGACGTCGCCGATCGGTTGCGCCGCCGGCTGGCCGACTGGCGGGACGAGATGCTCGCCACCGCCGACGCCGGCGGCACCGACCCGCTCGCGCGGATGGCCGTCGACTCCGGCCCCTTCTACTACGTCGACCCCGAAGAACTGGCGGCGTACTACCGTGAGACCGACCGCAGCGACCGACAGGTCCGGGCCGTCGAGCGGGCGCGGTCGTTCCCGACGGACCGATGA
- a CDS encoding HEAT repeat domain-containing protein produces MDESESPADGLAETLHTGDAAAAEAHLERLRDRDPETAKAALRDARSVLADDGGTVEGVAQQLAAFLAAEDRSLRLTAAKTLVAAADADPEGCRPAAAALADRLADETEFYYVRARCAEALGYLALAAPDEVGTPERLADLRVGLAFDEPEVREKLAKALECVALADPDRLTHLVGSLSDHLDDDRDLVRYHLCTMLVATGDRDPAALADARDALAGRLDDEVPQVRGRAAEALGVLARTDADGVPIGGLRSLRSDDEQFVADRAAFALDAADSDAAGDEPFGDVEALRGTTDEMASEITAAPEGECPHCGFELPPDGPPMCPRCGGPR; encoded by the coding sequence ATGGACGAGAGCGAATCCCCCGCCGACGGGCTCGCTGAGACCCTCCACACCGGCGACGCGGCCGCCGCGGAGGCGCATCTCGAACGCCTGCGCGATCGGGACCCCGAGACCGCGAAGGCCGCGCTCCGGGACGCCCGCTCCGTTCTCGCCGACGACGGGGGAACCGTCGAGGGCGTCGCCCAGCAGTTGGCGGCGTTCCTCGCGGCCGAGGACCGGTCGCTGCGGCTCACGGCCGCGAAGACGCTCGTCGCCGCGGCCGACGCCGATCCGGAGGGATGCCGCCCGGCGGCGGCTGCGCTGGCCGACCGGCTCGCCGACGAGACGGAGTTCTACTACGTCCGCGCTCGCTGTGCGGAGGCACTGGGCTATCTGGCGCTGGCCGCGCCCGACGAAGTGGGGACCCCCGAGCGGCTGGCCGACCTCCGGGTCGGGCTGGCCTTCGACGAACCCGAGGTGCGGGAGAAGCTCGCGAAGGCGCTGGAGTGCGTCGCGCTCGCCGACCCCGACCGGCTCACGCACCTGGTCGGGAGCCTCTCGGATCACCTCGACGACGACCGCGACCTCGTCCGCTACCACCTCTGTACGATGCTGGTCGCGACCGGCGACCGCGATCCCGCGGCGCTGGCGGACGCGCGGGACGCGCTGGCGGGTCGCCTCGACGATGAGGTTCCGCAGGTGCGGGGGCGCGCCGCGGAGGCGCTGGGTGTCCTGGCGCGTACCGACGCCGACGGGGTGCCGATCGGCGGACTGCGGAGCCTGCGGAGCGACGACGAGCAGTTCGTCGCCGATCGGGCCGCCTTCGCGCTCGACGCCGCCGACAGCGACGCCGCGGGCGACGAGCCGTTCGGCGACGTGGAGGCCCTGCGGGGAACCACCGACGAGATGGCCTCGGAGATCACCGCCGCGCCTGAGGGTGAGTGCCCCCACTGCGGGTTCGAACTGCCGCCGGACGGGCCGCCGATGTGTCCGCGGTGTGGCGGGCCACGGTGA
- a CDS encoding glycogen debranching N-terminal domain-containing protein, translating to MTEEVLVDGHTFLVTDEAFALDGTGGLFHRDTRYLSDLSVSVEGTDLAPVGSTLQSPWRRRVTYADAASTVNKIDESEEQKHTTLALTRDQVVAEGLGLVERVHVTNHARSATTVQLSVDVDADFENLFEVRDLSTGIDREIERSAGDDRIGWRYDPADAGGAATTVWFDRAPETLTSRGATCRLPLASQASETVTVAALPGGTDGPVEASLFDRAVEAAGGPELGVDAAALAGSRYGTLFERAVADLRALVTATDHGPVPLAGVPWFATVFGRDALLTAYNAVPVAPTLAAGTLRYLAAHQGTGEDPYREEAPGKIFHEIRQGELAERGEIPHTPYYGTVDATPLWLVVLDETRRWTGDESLVDDLWAAAQRAVDWLDRATDRGREDPFLYYREADSAGLVHKAWRDTERSVQFADGRPADAPLASAEVQGYVYDAYRRTAAMARERDQYADAREYERRAERLAERFDAEFWLPEREYYGTALTGDGRVVDSTTSNVGHCLWSGLVPDERAGAVVDTLLDDGLNSGWGVRTMSSEDAGYSPVSYHVGSVWPHDNALVALGTADYGFHEAAERVATGVLEACRNLDRQRVPELYCGFADETPYPYPSACEPQAWGASTPVALLRALFGLDPDEGVTRTPSSLDVERDAVAALVDGADATVAAGGDAP from the coding sequence ATGACTGAGGAGGTGCTCGTCGACGGCCACACGTTCCTCGTCACCGACGAGGCGTTCGCGCTCGACGGGACCGGCGGCCTGTTCCACCGGGACACGCGCTACCTCTCGGACCTGTCTGTCTCCGTCGAGGGAACCGACCTCGCACCGGTGGGCAGCACCCTCCAGTCGCCGTGGCGACGGCGGGTGACGTACGCCGACGCCGCCTCGACGGTGAACAAGATCGACGAGTCCGAGGAACAGAAACACACGACGCTGGCGCTGACGCGGGACCAGGTCGTCGCCGAGGGCCTCGGCCTCGTCGAGCGCGTACACGTCACCAACCACGCGCGGTCGGCGACGACGGTCCAGCTGTCGGTCGACGTCGACGCCGACTTCGAGAACCTCTTCGAGGTGCGGGACCTCTCGACGGGGATCGACCGCGAGATCGAACGCTCCGCGGGGGACGACCGGATCGGGTGGCGCTACGACCCGGCGGACGCGGGCGGCGCGGCGACGACCGTGTGGTTCGACCGCGCGCCGGAGACGCTGACCTCCCGGGGCGCGACCTGCCGGCTCCCGCTGGCCTCGCAGGCGTCCGAGACGGTGACCGTGGCGGCGCTCCCCGGCGGGACCGACGGCCCGGTCGAGGCGTCGCTGTTCGACCGCGCGGTCGAGGCGGCCGGCGGTCCCGAACTCGGCGTCGACGCCGCCGCCCTCGCGGGGAGCCGCTACGGGACGCTGTTCGAGCGCGCCGTGGCGGACCTGCGGGCGCTGGTGACGGCCACCGACCACGGCCCGGTGCCGCTGGCCGGGGTCCCGTGGTTCGCGACCGTGTTCGGCCGCGACGCGCTGCTGACGGCGTACAACGCCGTCCCGGTCGCGCCGACGCTGGCGGCCGGGACGCTCCGATACCTCGCCGCCCACCAGGGGACCGGCGAGGACCCCTACCGCGAGGAGGCACCGGGCAAGATCTTCCACGAGATCCGACAGGGCGAACTCGCCGAGCGGGGGGAGATCCCGCATACGCCGTACTACGGCACCGTCGACGCGACGCCGCTGTGGCTGGTCGTCCTCGACGAGACGCGGCGCTGGACCGGGGACGAGTCGCTCGTCGACGACCTCTGGGCGGCCGCCCAGCGCGCCGTCGACTGGCTCGACCGCGCGACCGACCGGGGCCGGGAGGACCCCTTCCTCTACTACCGCGAGGCCGACAGCGCCGGGCTGGTCCACAAGGCCTGGCGGGACACGGAACGCAGCGTCCAGTTCGCCGACGGGCGGCCGGCCGACGCGCCGCTGGCCAGCGCCGAGGTGCAGGGGTACGTCTACGACGCCTACCGGCGGACCGCGGCGATGGCTCGCGAGCGCGACCAGTACGCCGACGCCCGCGAGTACGAGCGCCGCGCCGAGCGCCTCGCCGAGCGGTTCGACGCCGAGTTCTGGCTCCCGGAACGGGAGTACTACGGGACGGCCCTGACCGGCGACGGGCGGGTGGTCGACTCGACGACCTCCAACGTCGGCCACTGCCTCTGGTCGGGGCTCGTCCCCGACGAGCGGGCGGGGGCGGTCGTCGACACGCTGCTGGACGACGGGCTGAACTCCGGCTGGGGCGTGCGGACGATGAGCAGCGAGGACGCGGGCTACAGCCCCGTCTCCTACCACGTGGGGAGCGTCTGGCCCCACGACAACGCCCTCGTCGCGCTGGGGACCGCCGACTACGGCTTCCACGAGGCGGCCGAGCGCGTCGCGACCGGCGTACTCGAGGCCTGCCGGAACCTCGACCGGCAGCGGGTCCCGGAGCTGTACTGCGGGTTCGCCGACGAGACGCCGTACCCGTACCCCTCCGCCTGCGAGCCGCAGGCGTGGGGCGCGTCGACCCCGGTCGCGCTCCTGCGCGCCCTGTTCGGGCTCGACCCCGACGAGGGGGTCACGAGGACCCCGTCGTCGCTCGACGTCGAGCGCGACGCCGTCGCCGCCCTCGTCGACGGGGCCGACGCGACCGTCGCCGCCGGCGGTGACGCGCCGTGA
- a CDS encoding NifU family protein, with the protein MSAEGLERKTRNYLSNNVPQIQDHGGNFEVRDVDEAAGTATVAIGGACSGCGIAPMTMKAIERQLPDAVDELADVEVVRTGGPQAAVMPSKTDEMEEMDEYEDYSPPF; encoded by the coding sequence ATGAGCGCCGAAGGCCTCGAACGCAAGACGCGGAACTACCTCAGCAACAACGTCCCCCAGATCCAGGACCACGGCGGGAACTTCGAAGTCCGTGACGTCGACGAGGCGGCCGGCACCGCGACGGTCGCCATCGGCGGTGCCTGTTCGGGCTGTGGCATCGCCCCGATGACGATGAAGGCCATCGAGCGCCAGCTGCCCGACGCGGTCGACGAGCTCGCCGACGTCGAGGTCGTCCGCACCGGCGGTCCGCAGGCGGCCGTGATGCCCTCCAAGACCGACGAGATGGAGGAGATGGACGAGTACGAGGACTACTCGCCGCCGTTCTGA